Genomic segment of Arachis hypogaea cultivar Tifrunner chromosome 16, arahy.Tifrunner.gnm2.J5K5, whole genome shotgun sequence:
ttcctcaatgtgaatgagAGCACCAGTTTTGCATGTAAATGGTGATATGAtgcattattaataattaaaaaaaaaccatTTTGATTGCAGATTTTGGTCCCTAGGATTGAAACCATGACAGAGCAACAAAGGTCAGACATAAGCAACCTTGGAAAATCTTGTCAGCAAGCAGAAGATGCTCTTTTCACAAGGCATGGACAAATTTCAACAAATGGTTTTAGAATCTGTAGTCGTAGGACAACTTGAAAAACAAACTAACACTCCAAAAATGTCTACTGCAATGGAGAGATTGGCAGGTCTAATGAGCTTTGTGAACCAAGTAAGAAATTTACTTCACTTTCTTGAATGAAAAGCCGTTAGTTATATTCAATTTAACTTTCACCGGTTTATTATTTTACCGCTGTGTCAGTTACAGCAATGATTGAACACAATTCTGCAATAAAGAATAACCCAATTTGTTTTAGAAGTGATGAAACTAGGAAACAGTATAGTGTTGTTCCAACCCATGTTacttaaaggaaaagaaaacaaacaaaagaaggaAATAAAACATCTTCATTCACTAACTTGAAGATTGAGAACTAGAAAATTGAAGGAAACTTTACTATGTTTGAAACTTGACAAGATTGTCATTTATATGCTCATACCTTACAAGGGCGCCATGATGCTTCAGTCCCTCAAACCCGTGAAGCAGTTCAACCACCACATTTGCTCCTTCGCCATCTACAGCCACGACATGTCTCGCCAGATCGAGACTCACCACTACTGCTCCCGCCTCAACCAAGACTTTCTCCAGTGCGTTGTCTACGACTCTGACGACGCCAACGCCTGCCTCCTCGGTCTAATTACTCCCTCACTTCCCATGCATCATGCATGCATGTTTCTTCTTGTTATTTAAACTAACTTGCTCACTCTATATGAATGCGTGCCAGGTGTGGAGTACATCATTTCTGATAGGATCTTTGAAGATCTGCCTGATGAGGAGAAGAAGCTTTGGCACTCTCATGCTTATGAGGTTTTTCactttcattctctatttttattttgtttccctgtgtcataaatattttatcttaGACTAGTTGCATTGTTATTAAATTTGTACCTATTTATATATTTGTTCATAGTTTTCTAACCttattagtttcaactttttttagtttttacttgATTCTACTGTTTAGTGTTTTATGTTTTATGACTTCAAGAGAAATTAGATTGGTCAGTTTAATAGGAATTTTCTCAGTAAGCATTCTAGATACATTGGAGAATCTTTCACAACTATCCTTACTTGATGGAAATGATTTATCTGGTTCTATACCAGAAACATTAGGACTAGTTCAGACACTTGAGATTCTGTAAGTAATTACCTCATATTTcagttttttaataaattttcttGACTCTTTCTAccaatctaattttattttttttctttatattatttGACTAGTTATATATTGTTTCTAATGACATCTTTTCATTgttataatttcaatttataacagCCGGCTTGATAGAAATTCCCTGACAGGAGAGGTTCCTACAAATCTTtgtaagagatgagtttggataaTGAAGTTGGAGTGTTGGAGCAAGAAACAAAGATGTTGGAGCAAGTTCCCAGGATGAAACTCACACAAGAGACCAAGAAACTAAGGCAGGcttgttttaaagttaattagAAAAGGAGAAAACTTTTGGTCTCCAAatcttattcatcatcacttagcTAAGCTACTTGTCTTGTATATTCATATTATAAGTAGTAAATACATCACTTATTAGATGGTTTAAATACattattagatattaacataGTTTAGGAAACTGCATGGTAGATTTGACTGATTAGTGTTTATTGCAATGCTTGTATTTTGGTAAGTTTAGTAAGACAAGGTTTTGTATAagagttattacttttgattttcaataataaaaaattatatattatattaatattttgtatacgagttatataatatttcatttatggattatgattttttgctattgtgaaattttaatcacaattatttatttaacgcAATAAAAATGacagtaaaaattatttttttaaacgataaaaaatgTCACTGTCAGGGTAAAACGGCAGTTCAAAAATGcctttttaactaataaaaacGCTACTGTCAGGGTAAAAATGGTGGTTCAAAAATACCGTTTTAACCAATCAAAACGCCACTCTGTcaaggtaataatggcggttcaaactgccgttttaacctatccaaaaaTCGCCATGTTAACGCTGGAAATAACAGCGGTTTGaactgccattttaaccaaccaaaacgccactctgtcagggtaataatggcggttcaaactgccgttttaacctatccaaaaaTCGTCATTTTAACcctggaaataacggcggtttgaatCGCCATTTTAACCTATTCAAAAACCGTTGTTttaacccaggaaattgtggcagtTTTCAGAAAACCTCCGTAATAACGAAAATGGCACCCAGAATTACGTCACTGTACGAAACCGCCATTCTTAGTAATAATGGCAGTTCAAACCACcgtaaataccaaaaaaaatcgTCGTTTTTACCAGAAATTTTTGTAGTGTGTCCTGTTAGcgaaccattggacagtccctgcgagtgcgcatccccaagctcaaaatcataatcattcaaaataaaaatatccatGGGAGagagctcatccggaaaggtctaagTGTCTGGCCACTCTTACGATGCAGGGTCAACAGAATTTcggatctcaacctggagcaagtggagccgaCCCACTGCATCTACCTAAGAAAATCCAAAATTCAGATAACTTCTCAAATCTCAAATCATTCTTGactgggagcaagtgggggctaaccactgcatctaccccaaGAGACTCAAACCAAACTCGGAGCAAGTGgatcaatgccactgcatctacccaagcaGGTGTATCACAATCAGGATCATATTCAATATC
This window contains:
- the LOC112757306 gene encoding oil body-associated protein 2A-like: MMLQSLKPVKQFNHHICSFAIYSHDMSRQIETHHYCSRLNQDFLQCVVYDSDDANACLLGVEYIISDRIFEDLPDEEKKLWHSHAYEMESCNIEDAGGVHGRVRDRNGNGEHGCNEDFDDTCDVGAVDTVSDEDTSDYGNIIGFSNQ